One Chryseobacterium indoltheticum DNA segment encodes these proteins:
- a CDS encoding polysaccharide biosynthesis C-terminal domain-containing protein, giving the protein MKKIGITGQNGFVGKHLYNTLGLFPEEFQRIDFQKEYFENENELDQFVANCDVIIHLAAMNRHENEQFIYETNVGLAQKLVDSLKRANSKAHVMISSSTQEERDNLYGKSKKEGRQALANWAEENGGKITGLIIPNVFGAFGKPFYNSFVATFCHQLTHGETPTIANDGEVKLIYVQELVDTIVNEIREGNSKPEFVIDATATKKVSEVLVLLNDYKTKYFDGGEIPVINNTFEHNLFNTFRSYIDYKTHYPVKFTQHTDPRGAFVEVIRLGIGGQCSFSTTVPGITRGNHYHTRKIERFAVIKGKALIQLRKIDTDEVLDFYLDGNEPAYVDMPIWYTHNIKNIGNEELYTIFWINEAFNPEDADTYFLEV; this is encoded by the coding sequence ATGAAAAAAATCGGAATTACCGGTCAAAATGGTTTTGTTGGAAAACATTTGTACAACACTTTAGGACTGTTTCCTGAGGAATTTCAAAGAATAGATTTTCAAAAAGAATATTTTGAAAACGAAAATGAACTAGATCAATTTGTTGCAAATTGTGATGTTATTATCCATTTGGCTGCAATGAACCGTCACGAAAATGAGCAATTTATCTATGAAACTAATGTTGGATTAGCTCAAAAACTAGTTGATTCCCTGAAAAGAGCCAATTCAAAAGCTCATGTTATGATTTCTTCTTCAACACAGGAAGAAAGAGATAATCTATACGGAAAATCAAAAAAAGAAGGAAGACAAGCTTTAGCCAATTGGGCAGAAGAGAATGGCGGTAAAATTACAGGATTAATTATTCCTAATGTTTTCGGTGCTTTCGGAAAACCATTCTATAATTCATTTGTTGCTACGTTCTGTCATCAGCTGACGCATGGTGAAACACCAACAATTGCCAACGATGGTGAGGTGAAATTAATTTATGTTCAGGAATTGGTAGATACGATTGTTAACGAAATAAGAGAAGGCAACAGCAAACCGGAATTCGTTATAGATGCTACAGCAACAAAAAAAGTTTCAGAAGTTCTAGTATTATTAAATGATTATAAAACAAAATATTTTGATGGCGGAGAAATTCCTGTGATCAATAATACATTTGAACATAATTTATTCAATACATTTCGATCATACATCGATTACAAAACCCATTATCCGGTAAAATTCACCCAACACACAGATCCTCGCGGAGCTTTTGTGGAAGTAATTCGATTAGGGATCGGGGGACAATGCTCATTTTCAACCACTGTTCCCGGAATTACCAGAGGAAACCATTATCACACCAGAAAGATCGAGCGTTTTGCCGTAATTAAAGGAAAAGCTTTAATTCAACTGAGAAAAATTGATACTGACGAAGTATTAGATTTTTATCTTGATGGTAACGAACCTGCTTATGTAGATATGCCAATCTGGTATACCCATAATATTAAAAATATCGGAAACGAAGAACTGTACACTATTTTCTGGATCAACGAAGCATTCAATCCAGAAGATGCAGATACGTATTTTCTTGAAGTTTAA
- a CDS encoding polysaccharide biosynthesis protein produces MNSIKNKTLLITGGTGSFGTAVLNRFLQTDHFKEIRIFSRDEKKQDDMRNLYKNDKIKYYIGDVRDYASVEPATRGVDYIFHAAALKQVPSCEFFPMQAVKTNVEGTQNVIRAATANKVQKVICLSTDKAAYPINAMGISKAMMEKVAVAESRNTSETVVCLTRYGNVMASRGSVIPLFLNQIQKGEPITITDPNMSRFFMSLEDAVDLVLFAFEHANPGDLFVNKAPAGSIGDLAKALIELTGKEVPVQVIGTRHGEKLYETLCTREEMAKAEDMGDFYRVPADNRDLNYAQYFSEGEEEVAQIEDYHSHNTEQQGVEGLKKLISTLPLIRKEVFGEDVMQYPY; encoded by the coding sequence ATGAACTCAATAAAAAATAAAACCCTTTTAATTACAGGTGGAACCGGCTCTTTCGGAACAGCCGTTCTCAACAGATTCTTACAAACCGATCACTTCAAAGAAATCCGTATTTTTTCTCGTGATGAGAAAAAGCAGGATGATATGAGAAACTTATACAAAAACGATAAAATAAAATATTATATCGGTGATGTAAGAGACTATGCTAGTGTAGAGCCAGCAACAAGAGGTGTTGACTATATTTTTCATGCAGCAGCATTAAAACAAGTTCCATCTTGCGAATTTTTTCCAATGCAGGCTGTGAAGACTAATGTTGAGGGAACTCAAAATGTAATTCGTGCAGCTACTGCGAATAAAGTACAGAAAGTAATTTGTCTTTCAACCGATAAAGCCGCATATCCGATCAATGCAATGGGGATTTCCAAAGCGATGATGGAAAAGGTAGCCGTTGCAGAATCTAGGAATACATCTGAAACCGTGGTTTGCCTTACCCGTTACGGAAATGTGATGGCTTCACGAGGCTCTGTAATTCCATTGTTTTTAAATCAGATTCAAAAAGGAGAGCCTATTACAATTACAGATCCTAATATGTCAAGATTTTTTATGTCATTGGAAGATGCTGTTGACTTGGTTTTATTTGCTTTCGAACATGCAAATCCTGGAGATTTATTTGTAAACAAAGCTCCGGCGGGAAGTATTGGTGATTTGGCAAAAGCATTAATTGAATTAACAGGTAAAGAAGTTCCTGTGCAGGTAATCGGAACACGTCACGGAGAAAAATTATACGAAACTTTGTGTACTCGTGAAGAAATGGCCAAAGCAGAAGATATGGGCGATTTTTACCGTGTTCCTGCAGATAATAGAGACTTGAATTATGCTCAATATTTTTCTGAAGGTGAGGAAGAAGTTGCGCAAATTGAAGATTATCATTCACATAATACTGAGCAGCAAGGTGTAGAAGGCTTGAAAAAACTGATTTCTACTTTACCCCTTATCCGAAAAGAAGTTTTTGGGGAAGATGTAATGCAGTATCCTTATTAG
- a CDS encoding glycosyltransferase has protein sequence MKSKNMQNNNTCCLFNYASHYRLPIYKKIDEELNADFYFGTIPGCTIKKFNYQDLHNFKKEFKTLKFKNCYWYIGSLKLLFKPYENYILTGDPLILSNWIILVWAKISGKKTYFWTHGWYGRETTIKKLIKKCYFGLATEIFLYGEYAKELMIKEGFDENKLHTIYNSLDYEKQILVRDSLKSSDIYRDHFKNNHPVIIYIGRIQRSKKIELAIEAMLLLQQQNLYVNFVILGESKDYDFKNEIERYGLKDFIWLVGACYDEEQIGNYIFNANICVSPGNVGLTAIHSLMYGTPVITHNNFPNQGPEFETIIEEKTGMFFKENNIEDLADKISYLINNPVQREDCYKVIDEKWNVNNQVRILENIL, from the coding sequence ATGAAGAGTAAGAATATGCAAAATAATAATACCTGTTGTCTGTTTAACTATGCATCTCACTATAGATTACCTATTTACAAAAAAATAGACGAGGAATTGAACGCTGATTTTTATTTTGGTACTATTCCGGGCTGCACAATAAAAAAGTTTAATTATCAAGATTTACATAATTTTAAAAAAGAGTTTAAAACATTAAAATTCAAGAATTGTTATTGGTATATTGGCAGTTTAAAATTATTGTTTAAACCATATGAAAATTATATTCTTACAGGAGATCCATTGATTTTGTCCAATTGGATTATTCTAGTTTGGGCAAAAATTTCAGGAAAAAAAACTTATTTCTGGACACACGGGTGGTATGGTAGAGAAACTACAATAAAGAAACTAATAAAAAAATGTTATTTTGGGTTAGCTACGGAAATTTTTTTATATGGAGAATACGCTAAAGAATTAATGATAAAAGAAGGTTTTGACGAAAATAAATTACATACTATTTATAATTCTTTGGATTATGAAAAGCAAATTTTAGTCAGAGATAGTTTAAAGTCATCGGATATCTATAGAGATCATTTTAAAAACAATCACCCGGTGATTATTTATATTGGAAGAATTCAAAGAAGTAAAAAAATAGAATTAGCAATTGAAGCAATGCTTTTATTACAGCAACAAAATCTGTATGTTAATTTTGTGATTTTGGGTGAATCCAAAGATTATGACTTTAAAAATGAAATAGAACGCTATGGATTAAAAGATTTTATTTGGTTAGTCGGTGCCTGTTATGATGAAGAACAGATAGGCAATTATATTTTTAATGCGAATATATGTGTTTCTCCTGGAAATGTTGGTCTTACAGCTATTCATAGCTTAATGTATGGAACCCCTGTGATTACTCACAATAATTTTCCAAACCAAGGTCCAGAATTTGAAACGATAATAGAAGAAAAAACAGGAATGTTTTTTAAAGAAAATAATATTGAAGATTTAGCAGATAAAATATCTTATTTAATTAATAATCCAGTACAAAGAGAAGACTGCTACAAAGTGATTGATGAAAAATGGAATGTAAATAATCAGGTAAGAATATTAGAAAATATTTTATGA
- a CDS encoding glycosyltransferase, translating to MKIIIDNSNLFAGGGLQVAISFLNDLFVLELANEYHIIQSPNSSAQIDKKHFPANFKFYELNSKEYLSILKRKREVKKIENTIKPDVIFTTFGPSYHKSNFPKVVGFAYGYILYRDSIFYKILSIKERVKHQLINTLKTYLFKKNSDSLIFETEDAAKRFFVSQKIKKYVVSNTLNSIFDNRKRWQELEFFQKTELDILCLSANYPHKNLDIIPSVIDEMLKINSNLYFKFHISASKKDFNFDEKYNMYINYLGKVELVNLPSLYTKMNILFMPTLLEIFSTTYLEAMFMKVPMVCSDMSFARDICGDAALYCSALNPKEYATAVIKIHCNKELNESLITKGTENLKRFGTSMDRTKKYLEILKKHAQ from the coding sequence ATGAAAATAATTATTGATAATTCTAATTTATTTGCTGGCGGGGGCTTGCAAGTTGCGATATCGTTTTTAAACGATTTGTTTGTGTTGGAACTTGCTAACGAATATCATATTATCCAATCTCCAAATAGTTCTGCTCAAATTGATAAAAAACATTTTCCAGCTAATTTTAAATTTTATGAGCTTAATTCAAAAGAGTATTTGAGTATTTTAAAAAGAAAACGAGAGGTAAAAAAAATAGAAAATACAATTAAACCTGATGTTATTTTTACAACATTCGGTCCTTCTTATCATAAAAGTAACTTCCCAAAAGTAGTTGGTTTTGCTTATGGTTATATTTTATACAGAGACAGTATTTTTTATAAAATATTGAGTATAAAAGAAAGAGTTAAACATCAATTAATAAACACTCTTAAAACTTACCTTTTTAAGAAAAATAGTGATTCTCTAATTTTTGAAACTGAGGACGCTGCCAAAAGATTTTTTGTTTCCCAAAAAATAAAAAAATATGTTGTTAGTAATACCCTAAATAGCATATTTGACAATCGTAAAAGATGGCAGGAGTTAGAGTTTTTTCAAAAGACAGAATTAGATATATTGTGTTTATCTGCTAATTATCCTCACAAAAATTTAGATATTATTCCTTCGGTAATTGATGAAATGTTAAAAATTAATAGCAATTTATATTTTAAATTTCATATTTCAGCAAGTAAAAAAGATTTTAATTTTGATGAGAAATACAATATGTATATTAATTATTTGGGAAAAGTAGAATTGGTAAATTTACCATCATTATATACTAAAATGAACATTCTTTTTATGCCAACATTATTAGAGATTTTTTCCACGACCTACTTAGAAGCAATGTTTATGAAAGTACCAATGGTTTGTTCAGATATGAGTTTTGCAAGAGATATTTGTGGAGACGCAGCGTTGTACTGCTCAGCTTTAAATCCAAAAGAATATGCTACGGCTGTAATAAAAATACATTGTAATAAAGAACTAAATGAAAGTCTTATTACAAAAGGAACAGAAAATTTAAAACGATTTGGAACAAGTATGGATCGTACAAAAAAATATTTAGAGATACTAAAAAAACACGCTCAATAA
- a CDS encoding O-antigen ligase family protein: protein MRITRSNYFQKLNRFDIYLMLLIFSQILGAYGGFFQITRVFSLILFSFLFHSLSIKNFRTFRFYIYFHIVFIIYSMFFLVFGKYVETKTLLAIVYGIINITICLNLIILSSKCNDFFKSVCLGIFLFLIVAIPLSFWEIQTNVHFITVIVDGTQVGGTDILRIYTSLFFGNYNNYNMVLMMMTPFLFSYMLLYKKWFPLIFLAAILYIFSVNGTRSGVIMFLIQLLLFLILSKKIKFLFFVIPILFFYIPTIDLDSLIIFKRFEVLGVEDKERSDLIGISIQAFLDSYFLGIGPNAFSNYVAEKFPNYIGANHNLLSEILSQYGLFIFLYFVYILIRTFRKFYANIRYNPVIVFSLIGFPFVIVVNSSYLLGVNIWIFLTVLLIINIRKLKHTSK, encoded by the coding sequence ACAAGGGTTTTTAGTTTAATACTTTTTTCTTTTTTATTTCATTCACTTTCTATAAAAAATTTCAGAACGTTTAGATTTTATATCTATTTCCATATTGTATTTATTATTTATAGTATGTTTTTTTTAGTGTTTGGGAAATATGTTGAAACAAAGACTCTGTTGGCAATTGTTTATGGGATTATAAATATTACGATATGTTTGAATTTGATAATACTTTCTTCAAAATGTAATGATTTTTTCAAAAGTGTTTGTTTGGGCATTTTTTTATTTCTGATTGTTGCTATTCCTCTTTCGTTTTGGGAGATACAAACAAATGTACATTTTATTACGGTCATTGTAGATGGAACTCAGGTTGGAGGAACAGATATTCTCCGCATTTATACCTCGTTGTTTTTTGGAAATTATAACAACTATAATATGGTATTAATGATGATGACTCCATTTCTATTTAGTTATATGTTATTGTATAAAAAGTGGTTTCCATTAATTTTTTTAGCAGCAATACTTTATATTTTTAGTGTAAACGGTACACGCTCTGGGGTTATAATGTTTTTGATTCAACTGCTATTATTTTTAATTTTATCAAAAAAAATAAAATTTTTATTTTTTGTAATACCGATTCTTTTTTTCTATATACCCACAATAGATTTAGATTCTCTTATTATTTTTAAAAGATTTGAGGTATTAGGAGTTGAAGATAAAGAACGTTCTGATTTGATTGGAATAAGTATTCAGGCTTTTCTTGATAGTTACTTTTTAGGAATAGGTCCTAATGCGTTTAGTAATTATGTTGCAGAGAAATTTCCAAATTACATTGGGGCAAATCATAATTTATTATCTGAAATACTGAGTCAATATGGTCTCTTCATTTTTTTATATTTTGTATATATTTTGATACGAACTTTTAGAAAATTTTATGCTAATATCCGATATAATCCTGTGATTGTTTTTTCATTGATAGGTTTTCCTTTCGTAATTGTGGTTAACAGTAGTTATTTATTAGGTGTTAATATCTGGATTTTTTTAACAGTTCTTTTGATAATTAATATTCGGAAATTAAAACATACTTCAAAATGA
- a CDS encoding WxcM-like domain-containing protein — MLLEGKKHQDERGIITYNNDFNASQIKRIYTIENHSTDFIRGWQGHMVEQRWFACMKGSFSISVIAVDDFTNPSKNLTVQKYLLTDDVLTYLHIPSGYITAIQAKEDNSKLLVLADFDLGEINDEFRYSLDYFDNI; from the coding sequence ATGCTGTTAGAAGGTAAAAAACATCAGGACGAGAGAGGAATCATTACGTACAACAATGATTTTAATGCCTCACAGATCAAAAGAATCTATACGATTGAAAATCATTCGACAGATTTTATTCGTGGTTGGCAGGGGCATATGGTTGAACAGAGATGGTTTGCTTGTATGAAAGGAAGTTTTAGTATTTCTGTGATTGCTGTAGATGATTTTACAAATCCTTCGAAAAATTTAACAGTACAGAAATATCTTTTAACAGATGATGTCTTAACTTACCTTCATATTCCGTCAGGTTATATTACTGCGATTCAGGCGAAGGAAGATAACAGTAAACTTCTGGTCTTAGCTGATTTTGATTTAGGAGAAATCAATGATGAGTTTAGATACAGTTTAGATTACTTTGACAATATCTAA
- the wecB gene encoding non-hydrolyzing UDP-N-acetylglucosamine 2-epimerase codes for MKKLKVMTVVGTRPEIIRLSRVLDALDASEAVEHIIVHTGQNYDYELNQIFFEDLGLRKPDYFLEAAGKTATETVGNILIKIDPLLEELKPDAFLVLGDTNSCLCAIPAKKRHIPIFHMEAGNRCFDQRVPEETNRKIVDHTSDINLTYSDIAREYLLREGLPADRIIKTGSPMFEVLNHYLPQIDASNVLEKLNLEEGKFFVVSAHREENINSEKNFKGLMASLNAIAEKYQYTIIVSTHPRTQNMIDKMQIEMRPEIQFLKPLGFHDYNALQKRAYAVLSDSGTISEESSILNFRALNIRQAHERPEAMEEASVMMVGLSPERILQGLTQVLQQKIGTERNFRPVSDYSMPNVSEKVVRIIISYTDYIKRTVWSEEI; via the coding sequence ATGAAAAAACTAAAAGTAATGACGGTCGTAGGAACCCGTCCAGAAATTATTAGATTATCAAGAGTTTTAGATGCTTTAGATGCTTCTGAAGCAGTAGAACATATCATCGTTCATACAGGACAAAACTACGACTACGAACTAAATCAGATCTTTTTTGAAGATTTAGGACTTCGTAAGCCGGATTATTTCTTAGAAGCAGCAGGAAAGACAGCCACAGAAACGGTAGGAAATATTTTAATTAAAATAGATCCTTTGTTGGAAGAGCTAAAACCCGATGCGTTTTTGGTTTTAGGAGATACCAATTCATGTTTGTGTGCGATTCCGGCGAAGAAAAGACATATTCCTATTTTCCATATGGAGGCAGGAAACAGATGTTTTGACCAAAGGGTTCCTGAAGAAACGAACCGTAAAATAGTAGATCATACCTCAGATATCAATTTAACGTATTCAGACATTGCAAGAGAATATCTTTTAAGAGAAGGATTGCCTGCGGATAGAATCATCAAAACAGGGTCTCCAATGTTTGAAGTTCTGAATCATTACCTACCACAAATTGATGCTTCGAATGTCCTTGAAAAATTAAATTTAGAAGAAGGTAAATTCTTTGTAGTATCTGCTCACCGTGAAGAAAATATCAATTCTGAAAAGAATTTTAAAGGATTAATGGCTTCTTTAAATGCGATTGCTGAAAAATATCAATATACTATTATTGTTTCTACGCATCCACGTACTCAAAATATGATTGACAAGATGCAGATTGAGATGCGTCCAGAGATTCAGTTTTTGAAGCCACTAGGTTTTCACGATTATAATGCTTTGCAAAAGAGAGCGTATGCCGTACTTTCTGATTCAGGAACTATTTCTGAAGAGTCATCAATATTAAATTTCAGAGCTTTGAATATTCGTCAGGCGCATGAAAGACCGGAAGCAATGGAAGAAGCAAGTGTAATGATGGTGGGCTTGTCTCCAGAACGTATTTTGCAGGGGTTAACTCAGGTTTTACAACAAAAAATAGGAACAGAAAGAAATTTCAGACCTGTTTCTGATTATTCAATGCCGAATGTTTCTGAAAAAGTGGTGAGAATTATTATTTCATATACTGATTATATTAAAAGAACTGTTTGGTCAGAAGAAATTTAG